In one Xiphophorus couchianus chromosome 17, X_couchianus-1.0, whole genome shotgun sequence genomic region, the following are encoded:
- the osbpl8 gene encoding oxysterol-binding protein-related protein 8 isoform X4 gives MESSSESQLEPETTLLHAELREHHAASGAITSTDDPILLTPGRMSQRQAKERDKDKEKEKEKEAGLQTPNREHIATPSNLSPGVSYTHGFERVKEDLLPLPLKEDSNSISKSKSETKLYNGSDKDVPASGGKLTKKESLKVQKKNYREEKKRATKELLSTITDPSVIVMADWLKIRGTLKSWTKLWCVLKPGVLLIYKTHKNGQWVGTVLLNACELIERPSKKDGFCFKLFHPLEQSIWAVKGPKGEAVGSITQPLPSSHLIFRAASESDGRCWMDALELALKCSSLLKRTMIREGKEDISTVSAGGEHSINFYSLLRAHNMQGFQFNDSDHLKDPDLYSDKSDREGEQDHEESDPEGLEESDSDTSERQDDSYIDLDPNEHLRETPYMEQSHEELGEAGEAAQTETVSEENKSLIWTLLKQVRPGMDLSKVVLPTFILEPRSFLDKLSDYYYHADFLSEAAVEENAYNRMKKVVKWYISGFYKKPKGLKKPYNPIIGETYRCMWLHQKTNSKTFYIAEQVSHHPPVSAFYVSNRKDGFCLSGSILAKSKFYGNSLSAILDGEARLTFLNRGEDYVMNMPYAHCKGILYGTMTLELGGQITIACEKTGYSAQLEFKLKPFLGSSDCVNQISGKIKLGKEVLATLEGHWDSEIFINDKKTGTMDTFWDPTPELRQNRLTRYTVPPEEQGDFESERLWQHVTRAINNKDQTEATNEKFILEEAQRKAARERKAKCEEWIPALFEQDPITGEWHYRYADTRPWDPLNDLIQFEIDGCIQTKVRHRTPMVTVPKRKHKSDKPKSPESGCSSPEPDRHDSSGSERHKSKHNSRLRKKGPDLSELQSAIDSIKQTQEDINRSVAALRMRSAGRAENTSFLQQRDYVVIACLVVLQVLINYIFK, from the exons gtTTCGAGAGAGTAAAGGAGGACCTTCTTCCTCTGCCTTTGAAAGAGGATTCAAATTCCATATCAAAGAGCAAG tcTGAAACCAAGCTGTACAATGGCTCAGATAAGGATGTGCCAGCGTCTGGCGGAAAGCTCACCAAGAAGGAGTCCCTCAAG gtgcagaagaagaactacagagaagaaaagaaaagggcgACCAAGGAGCTGCTTAGCACCATCACAGACCCTTCTGTTATCGTCATGGCCGACTGGCTGAAG ATCCGAGGCACGCTGAAGAGCTGGACCAAGCTGTGGTGCGTGCTGAAGCCGGGCGTCCTCCTCATATACAAGACTCACAAAAACGGCCAGTGGGTGGGAACGGTGCTGCTGAACGCCTGCGAGCTCATCGAGAGGCCGTCCAAGAAGGACGGCTTCTGCTTCAAGCTCTTTCACCCGCTGGAGCAGTCCATCTGGGCGGTGAAG GGTCCTAAAGGAGAGGCAGTGGGCTCCATCACGCAGCCGTTACCCAGCAGCCACCTCATCTTCCGCGCCGCATCAGAGTCTGATG GTCGATGCTGGATGGATGCCTTGGAGCTGGCCCTGAAGTGCTCCAGCCTGCTGAAGAGGACCATGATCCGGGAGGGGAAGGAGGACATAAGCACAGTGTCCGCCGGTGGAGAGCACTCTATTAACTTCTACAGCCTCCTCAGAGCCCACAACATGCAAGGCTTCCA GTTCAACGACAGTGACCACCTAAAAGACCCGGACCTGTACTCGGACAAGTCGGACCGGGAGGGCGAACAGGACCACGAGGAGTCGGACCCTGAGGGCCTGGAGGAGAGCGACAGCGACACATCGGAGCGCCAGGACGACTCGTACATCGACCTGGACCCCAACGAGCACCTGCGGGAAACCCCGTACATGGAGCAGTCGCACGAAGAGCTGGGGGAG GCCGGCGAGGCTGCACAGACGGAGACCGTGTCCGAGGAGAATAAGTCTCTGATCTGGACTCTGCTGAAGCAGGTGCGGCCAGGCATGGATCTGTCCAAGGTCGTCCTGCCCACCTTCATCCTGGAGCCGAGGTCCTTCCTGGACAAGCTGTCCGACTACTACTACCACGCAGACTTCCTGTCTGA AGCTGCAGTTGAAGAGAATGCCTACAACCGGATGAAGAAGGTGGTGAAATGGTACATCTCTGGATTTTACAAAAAGCCAAAG GGGTTGAAGAAGCCGTACAACCCCATCATTGGAGAGACGTACCGGTGCATGTGGCTCCATCAGAAGACCAACAGCAAGACTTTTTACATCGCAGAACAG GTCTCTCACCATCCGCCAGTGTCGGCCTTCTACGTCAGCAACAGGAAAGACGGGTTCTGCCTCAGCGGCAGCATCCTCGCCAAGTCCAAGTTCTACG GAAACTCCCTGTCAGCCATTTTAGACGGAGAGGCTCGGCTCACCTTCCTCAACCGAGGGGAGGACTATGTTATGAACATGCCCTATGCGCACTGTAAAG GCATACTGTACGGAACCATGACCTTGGAGCTGGGAGGTCAGATCACCATTGCGTGTGAGAAAACGGGCTACAGCGCTCAGCTGGAGTTCAAACTCAAG CCGTTCCTGGGCAGCAGCGATTGTGTCAATCAGATCTCTGGGAAGATCAAGCTGGGAAAGGAGGTCCTGGCTACTCTAGAGGGACACTGG GACAGCGAGATCTTCATCAACGACAAGAAAACGGGGACGATGGATACCTTCTGGGACCCGACGCCGGAGCTGAGGCAGAACAGGCTGACGCGCTACACCGTCCCACCTGAAGAGCAGGGGGACTTCGAGTCAGAAAG ACTGTGGCAGCACGTGACTCGAGCGATCAACAACAAGGACCAGACGGAGGCCACCAACGAGAAGTTCATCCTGGAGGAAGCTCAGAGGAAGGCGGCCCGGGAGCGCAAAGCCAAATGCGAGGAGTGGATCCCCGCCCTGTTCGAGCAGGACCCCATCACCGGAGAGTGGCATTACAGATATGCCGA CACCAGGCCGTGGGATCCGCTCAATGACCTGATTCAGTTTGAGATAGACGGCTGCATCCAGACCAAGGTCCGACACCGCACCCCTATG GTAACGGTGCcaaagagaaaacacaagagCGACAAGCCCAAGAGCCCGGAGAGCGGCTGCTCCTCACCAGAACCTGATCGCCATGACTCATCGGGGAGCGAAC GACACAAAAGCAAGCATAACAGTCGGCTGAGGAAAAAGGGTCCAGACCTCAGCGAACTTCAAAGTGCCATCGACTCCATAAAGCAGACGCAGGAGGACATTAACAG GAGCGTCGCGGCGCTCCGGATGCGTTCAGCAGGCCGGGCGGAGAACACTTCCTTCCTCCAGCAGCGGGACTACGTCGTCATCGCCTGCCTCGTCGTCCTTCAGGTTCTCATCAACTACATTTTCAAGTAG
- the osbpl8 gene encoding oxysterol-binding protein-related protein 8 isoform X2: MESSSESQLEPETTLLHAELREHHAASGAITSTDDPILLTPGRMSQRQAKERDKDKEKEKEKEAGLQTPNREHIATPSNLSPGVSYTHGFERVKEDLLPLPLKEDSNSISKSKSETKLYNGSDKDVPASGGKLTKKESLKVQKKNYREEKKRATKELLSTITDPSVIVMADWLKIRGTLKSWTKLWCVLKPGVLLIYKTHKNGQWVGTVLLNACELIERPSKKDGFCFKLFHPLEQSIWAVKGPKGEAVGSITQPLPSSHLIFRAASESDGRCWMDALELALKCSSLLKRTMIREGKEDISTVSAGGEHSINFYSLLRAHNMQGFQFNDSDHLKDPDLYSDKSDREGEQDHEESDPEGLEESDSDTSERQDDSYIDLDPNEHLRETPYMEQSHEELGEAGEAAQTETVSEENKSLIWTLLKQVRPGMDLSKVVLPTFILEPRSFLDKLSDYYYHADFLSEAAVEENAYNRMKKVVKWYISGFYKKPKGLKKPYNPIIGETYRCMWLHQKTNSKTFYIAEQVSHHPPVSAFYVSNRKDGFCLSGSILAKSKFYGNSLSAILDGEARLTFLNRGEDYVMNMPYAHCKGILYGTMTLELGGQITIACEKTGYSAQLEFKLKPFLGSSDCVNQISGKIKLGKEVLATLEGHWDSEIFINDKKTGTMDTFWDPTPELRQNRLTRYTVPPEEQGDFESERLWQHVTRAINNKDQTEATNEKFILEEAQRKAARERKAKCEEWIPALFEQDPITGEWHYRYADTRPWDPLNDLIQFEIDGCIQTKVRHRTPMVRSGSLISLSNQGPRRDNCKCQVTVPKRKHKSDKPKSPESGCSSPEPDRHDSSGSERHKSKHNSRLRKKGPDLSELQSAIDSIKQTQEDINRSVAALRMRSAGRAENTSFLQQRDYVVIACLVVLQVLINYIFK, translated from the exons gtTTCGAGAGAGTAAAGGAGGACCTTCTTCCTCTGCCTTTGAAAGAGGATTCAAATTCCATATCAAAGAGCAAG tcTGAAACCAAGCTGTACAATGGCTCAGATAAGGATGTGCCAGCGTCTGGCGGAAAGCTCACCAAGAAGGAGTCCCTCAAG gtgcagaagaagaactacagagaagaaaagaaaagggcgACCAAGGAGCTGCTTAGCACCATCACAGACCCTTCTGTTATCGTCATGGCCGACTGGCTGAAG ATCCGAGGCACGCTGAAGAGCTGGACCAAGCTGTGGTGCGTGCTGAAGCCGGGCGTCCTCCTCATATACAAGACTCACAAAAACGGCCAGTGGGTGGGAACGGTGCTGCTGAACGCCTGCGAGCTCATCGAGAGGCCGTCCAAGAAGGACGGCTTCTGCTTCAAGCTCTTTCACCCGCTGGAGCAGTCCATCTGGGCGGTGAAG GGTCCTAAAGGAGAGGCAGTGGGCTCCATCACGCAGCCGTTACCCAGCAGCCACCTCATCTTCCGCGCCGCATCAGAGTCTGATG GTCGATGCTGGATGGATGCCTTGGAGCTGGCCCTGAAGTGCTCCAGCCTGCTGAAGAGGACCATGATCCGGGAGGGGAAGGAGGACATAAGCACAGTGTCCGCCGGTGGAGAGCACTCTATTAACTTCTACAGCCTCCTCAGAGCCCACAACATGCAAGGCTTCCA GTTCAACGACAGTGACCACCTAAAAGACCCGGACCTGTACTCGGACAAGTCGGACCGGGAGGGCGAACAGGACCACGAGGAGTCGGACCCTGAGGGCCTGGAGGAGAGCGACAGCGACACATCGGAGCGCCAGGACGACTCGTACATCGACCTGGACCCCAACGAGCACCTGCGGGAAACCCCGTACATGGAGCAGTCGCACGAAGAGCTGGGGGAG GCCGGCGAGGCTGCACAGACGGAGACCGTGTCCGAGGAGAATAAGTCTCTGATCTGGACTCTGCTGAAGCAGGTGCGGCCAGGCATGGATCTGTCCAAGGTCGTCCTGCCCACCTTCATCCTGGAGCCGAGGTCCTTCCTGGACAAGCTGTCCGACTACTACTACCACGCAGACTTCCTGTCTGA AGCTGCAGTTGAAGAGAATGCCTACAACCGGATGAAGAAGGTGGTGAAATGGTACATCTCTGGATTTTACAAAAAGCCAAAG GGGTTGAAGAAGCCGTACAACCCCATCATTGGAGAGACGTACCGGTGCATGTGGCTCCATCAGAAGACCAACAGCAAGACTTTTTACATCGCAGAACAG GTCTCTCACCATCCGCCAGTGTCGGCCTTCTACGTCAGCAACAGGAAAGACGGGTTCTGCCTCAGCGGCAGCATCCTCGCCAAGTCCAAGTTCTACG GAAACTCCCTGTCAGCCATTTTAGACGGAGAGGCTCGGCTCACCTTCCTCAACCGAGGGGAGGACTATGTTATGAACATGCCCTATGCGCACTGTAAAG GCATACTGTACGGAACCATGACCTTGGAGCTGGGAGGTCAGATCACCATTGCGTGTGAGAAAACGGGCTACAGCGCTCAGCTGGAGTTCAAACTCAAG CCGTTCCTGGGCAGCAGCGATTGTGTCAATCAGATCTCTGGGAAGATCAAGCTGGGAAAGGAGGTCCTGGCTACTCTAGAGGGACACTGG GACAGCGAGATCTTCATCAACGACAAGAAAACGGGGACGATGGATACCTTCTGGGACCCGACGCCGGAGCTGAGGCAGAACAGGCTGACGCGCTACACCGTCCCACCTGAAGAGCAGGGGGACTTCGAGTCAGAAAG ACTGTGGCAGCACGTGACTCGAGCGATCAACAACAAGGACCAGACGGAGGCCACCAACGAGAAGTTCATCCTGGAGGAAGCTCAGAGGAAGGCGGCCCGGGAGCGCAAAGCCAAATGCGAGGAGTGGATCCCCGCCCTGTTCGAGCAGGACCCCATCACCGGAGAGTGGCATTACAGATATGCCGA CACCAGGCCGTGGGATCCGCTCAATGACCTGATTCAGTTTGAGATAGACGGCTGCATCCAGACCAAGGTCCGACACCGCACCCCTATGGTACGTTCTGGCAGTCTTATTAGTCTGAGTAACCAGGGGCCGCGGAGGGACAATTGCAAGTGCCAG GTAACGGTGCcaaagagaaaacacaagagCGACAAGCCCAAGAGCCCGGAGAGCGGCTGCTCCTCACCAGAACCTGATCGCCATGACTCATCGGGGAGCGAAC GACACAAAAGCAAGCATAACAGTCGGCTGAGGAAAAAGGGTCCAGACCTCAGCGAACTTCAAAGTGCCATCGACTCCATAAAGCAGACGCAGGAGGACATTAACAG GAGCGTCGCGGCGCTCCGGATGCGTTCAGCAGGCCGGGCGGAGAACACTTCCTTCCTCCAGCAGCGGGACTACGTCGTCATCGCCTGCCTCGTCGTCCTTCAGGTTCTCATCAACTACATTTTCAAGTAG
- the osbpl8 gene encoding oxysterol-binding protein-related protein 8 isoform X3, which yields MESSSESQLEPETTLLHAELREHHAASGAITSTDDPILLTPGRMSQRQAKERDKDKEKEKEKEAGLQTPNREHIATPSNLSPGVSYTHGFERVKEDLLPLPLKEDSNSISKSKSETKLYNGSDKDVPASGGKLTKKESLKVQKKNYREEKKRATKELLSTITDPSVIVMADWLKIRGTLKSWTKLWCVLKPGVLLIYKTHKNGQWVGTVLLNACELIERPSKKDGFCFKLFHPLEQSIWAVKGPKGEAVGSITQPLPSSHLIFRAASESDGRCWMDALELALKCSSLLKRTMIREGKEDISTVSAGGEHSINFYSLLRAHNMQGFQFNDSDHLKDPDLYSDKSDREGEQDHEESDPEGLEESDSDTSERQDDSYIDLDPNEHLRETPYMEQSHEELGEAGEAAQTETVSEENKSLIWTLLKQVRPGMDLSKVVLPTFILEPRSFLDKLSDYYYHADFLSEAAVEENAYNRMKKVVKWYISGFYKKPKGLKKPYNPIIGETYRCMWLHQKTNSKTFYIAEQVSHHPPVSAFYVSNRKDGFCLSGSILAKSKFYGNSLSAILDGEARLTFLNRGEDYVMNMPYAHCKGILYGTMTLELGGQITIACEKTGYSAQLEFKLKRQPFLGSSDCVNQISGKIKLGKEVLATLEGHWDSEIFINDKKTGTMDTFWDPTPELRQNRLTRYTVPPEEQGDFESERLWQHVTRAINNKDQTEATNEKFILEEAQRKAARERKAKCEEWIPALFEQDPITGEWHYRYADTRPWDPLNDLIQFEIDGCIQTKVRHRTPMVTVPKRKHKSDKPKSPESGCSSPEPDRHDSSGSERHKSKHNSRLRKKGPDLSELQSAIDSIKQTQEDINRSVAALRMRSAGRAENTSFLQQRDYVVIACLVVLQVLINYIFK from the exons gtTTCGAGAGAGTAAAGGAGGACCTTCTTCCTCTGCCTTTGAAAGAGGATTCAAATTCCATATCAAAGAGCAAG tcTGAAACCAAGCTGTACAATGGCTCAGATAAGGATGTGCCAGCGTCTGGCGGAAAGCTCACCAAGAAGGAGTCCCTCAAG gtgcagaagaagaactacagagaagaaaagaaaagggcgACCAAGGAGCTGCTTAGCACCATCACAGACCCTTCTGTTATCGTCATGGCCGACTGGCTGAAG ATCCGAGGCACGCTGAAGAGCTGGACCAAGCTGTGGTGCGTGCTGAAGCCGGGCGTCCTCCTCATATACAAGACTCACAAAAACGGCCAGTGGGTGGGAACGGTGCTGCTGAACGCCTGCGAGCTCATCGAGAGGCCGTCCAAGAAGGACGGCTTCTGCTTCAAGCTCTTTCACCCGCTGGAGCAGTCCATCTGGGCGGTGAAG GGTCCTAAAGGAGAGGCAGTGGGCTCCATCACGCAGCCGTTACCCAGCAGCCACCTCATCTTCCGCGCCGCATCAGAGTCTGATG GTCGATGCTGGATGGATGCCTTGGAGCTGGCCCTGAAGTGCTCCAGCCTGCTGAAGAGGACCATGATCCGGGAGGGGAAGGAGGACATAAGCACAGTGTCCGCCGGTGGAGAGCACTCTATTAACTTCTACAGCCTCCTCAGAGCCCACAACATGCAAGGCTTCCA GTTCAACGACAGTGACCACCTAAAAGACCCGGACCTGTACTCGGACAAGTCGGACCGGGAGGGCGAACAGGACCACGAGGAGTCGGACCCTGAGGGCCTGGAGGAGAGCGACAGCGACACATCGGAGCGCCAGGACGACTCGTACATCGACCTGGACCCCAACGAGCACCTGCGGGAAACCCCGTACATGGAGCAGTCGCACGAAGAGCTGGGGGAG GCCGGCGAGGCTGCACAGACGGAGACCGTGTCCGAGGAGAATAAGTCTCTGATCTGGACTCTGCTGAAGCAGGTGCGGCCAGGCATGGATCTGTCCAAGGTCGTCCTGCCCACCTTCATCCTGGAGCCGAGGTCCTTCCTGGACAAGCTGTCCGACTACTACTACCACGCAGACTTCCTGTCTGA AGCTGCAGTTGAAGAGAATGCCTACAACCGGATGAAGAAGGTGGTGAAATGGTACATCTCTGGATTTTACAAAAAGCCAAAG GGGTTGAAGAAGCCGTACAACCCCATCATTGGAGAGACGTACCGGTGCATGTGGCTCCATCAGAAGACCAACAGCAAGACTTTTTACATCGCAGAACAG GTCTCTCACCATCCGCCAGTGTCGGCCTTCTACGTCAGCAACAGGAAAGACGGGTTCTGCCTCAGCGGCAGCATCCTCGCCAAGTCCAAGTTCTACG GAAACTCCCTGTCAGCCATTTTAGACGGAGAGGCTCGGCTCACCTTCCTCAACCGAGGGGAGGACTATGTTATGAACATGCCCTATGCGCACTGTAAAG GCATACTGTACGGAACCATGACCTTGGAGCTGGGAGGTCAGATCACCATTGCGTGTGAGAAAACGGGCTACAGCGCTCAGCTGGAGTTCAAACTCAAG CGGCAG CCGTTCCTGGGCAGCAGCGATTGTGTCAATCAGATCTCTGGGAAGATCAAGCTGGGAAAGGAGGTCCTGGCTACTCTAGAGGGACACTGG GACAGCGAGATCTTCATCAACGACAAGAAAACGGGGACGATGGATACCTTCTGGGACCCGACGCCGGAGCTGAGGCAGAACAGGCTGACGCGCTACACCGTCCCACCTGAAGAGCAGGGGGACTTCGAGTCAGAAAG ACTGTGGCAGCACGTGACTCGAGCGATCAACAACAAGGACCAGACGGAGGCCACCAACGAGAAGTTCATCCTGGAGGAAGCTCAGAGGAAGGCGGCCCGGGAGCGCAAAGCCAAATGCGAGGAGTGGATCCCCGCCCTGTTCGAGCAGGACCCCATCACCGGAGAGTGGCATTACAGATATGCCGA CACCAGGCCGTGGGATCCGCTCAATGACCTGATTCAGTTTGAGATAGACGGCTGCATCCAGACCAAGGTCCGACACCGCACCCCTATG GTAACGGTGCcaaagagaaaacacaagagCGACAAGCCCAAGAGCCCGGAGAGCGGCTGCTCCTCACCAGAACCTGATCGCCATGACTCATCGGGGAGCGAAC GACACAAAAGCAAGCATAACAGTCGGCTGAGGAAAAAGGGTCCAGACCTCAGCGAACTTCAAAGTGCCATCGACTCCATAAAGCAGACGCAGGAGGACATTAACAG GAGCGTCGCGGCGCTCCGGATGCGTTCAGCAGGCCGGGCGGAGAACACTTCCTTCCTCCAGCAGCGGGACTACGTCGTCATCGCCTGCCTCGTCGTCCTTCAGGTTCTCATCAACTACATTTTCAAGTAG
- the osbpl8 gene encoding oxysterol-binding protein-related protein 8 isoform X1, with amino-acid sequence MESSSESQLEPETTLLHAELREHHAASGAITSTDDPILLTPGRMSQRQAKERDKDKEKEKEKEAGLQTPNREHIATPSNLSPGVSYTHGFERVKEDLLPLPLKEDSNSISKSKSETKLYNGSDKDVPASGGKLTKKESLKVQKKNYREEKKRATKELLSTITDPSVIVMADWLKIRGTLKSWTKLWCVLKPGVLLIYKTHKNGQWVGTVLLNACELIERPSKKDGFCFKLFHPLEQSIWAVKGPKGEAVGSITQPLPSSHLIFRAASESDGRCWMDALELALKCSSLLKRTMIREGKEDISTVSAGGEHSINFYSLLRAHNMQGFQFNDSDHLKDPDLYSDKSDREGEQDHEESDPEGLEESDSDTSERQDDSYIDLDPNEHLRETPYMEQSHEELGEAGEAAQTETVSEENKSLIWTLLKQVRPGMDLSKVVLPTFILEPRSFLDKLSDYYYHADFLSEAAVEENAYNRMKKVVKWYISGFYKKPKGLKKPYNPIIGETYRCMWLHQKTNSKTFYIAEQVSHHPPVSAFYVSNRKDGFCLSGSILAKSKFYGNSLSAILDGEARLTFLNRGEDYVMNMPYAHCKGILYGTMTLELGGQITIACEKTGYSAQLEFKLKRQPFLGSSDCVNQISGKIKLGKEVLATLEGHWDSEIFINDKKTGTMDTFWDPTPELRQNRLTRYTVPPEEQGDFESERLWQHVTRAINNKDQTEATNEKFILEEAQRKAARERKAKCEEWIPALFEQDPITGEWHYRYADTRPWDPLNDLIQFEIDGCIQTKVRHRTPMVRSGSLISLSNQGPRRDNCKCQVTVPKRKHKSDKPKSPESGCSSPEPDRHDSSGSERHKSKHNSRLRKKGPDLSELQSAIDSIKQTQEDINRSVAALRMRSAGRAENTSFLQQRDYVVIACLVVLQVLINYIFK; translated from the exons gtTTCGAGAGAGTAAAGGAGGACCTTCTTCCTCTGCCTTTGAAAGAGGATTCAAATTCCATATCAAAGAGCAAG tcTGAAACCAAGCTGTACAATGGCTCAGATAAGGATGTGCCAGCGTCTGGCGGAAAGCTCACCAAGAAGGAGTCCCTCAAG gtgcagaagaagaactacagagaagaaaagaaaagggcgACCAAGGAGCTGCTTAGCACCATCACAGACCCTTCTGTTATCGTCATGGCCGACTGGCTGAAG ATCCGAGGCACGCTGAAGAGCTGGACCAAGCTGTGGTGCGTGCTGAAGCCGGGCGTCCTCCTCATATACAAGACTCACAAAAACGGCCAGTGGGTGGGAACGGTGCTGCTGAACGCCTGCGAGCTCATCGAGAGGCCGTCCAAGAAGGACGGCTTCTGCTTCAAGCTCTTTCACCCGCTGGAGCAGTCCATCTGGGCGGTGAAG GGTCCTAAAGGAGAGGCAGTGGGCTCCATCACGCAGCCGTTACCCAGCAGCCACCTCATCTTCCGCGCCGCATCAGAGTCTGATG GTCGATGCTGGATGGATGCCTTGGAGCTGGCCCTGAAGTGCTCCAGCCTGCTGAAGAGGACCATGATCCGGGAGGGGAAGGAGGACATAAGCACAGTGTCCGCCGGTGGAGAGCACTCTATTAACTTCTACAGCCTCCTCAGAGCCCACAACATGCAAGGCTTCCA GTTCAACGACAGTGACCACCTAAAAGACCCGGACCTGTACTCGGACAAGTCGGACCGGGAGGGCGAACAGGACCACGAGGAGTCGGACCCTGAGGGCCTGGAGGAGAGCGACAGCGACACATCGGAGCGCCAGGACGACTCGTACATCGACCTGGACCCCAACGAGCACCTGCGGGAAACCCCGTACATGGAGCAGTCGCACGAAGAGCTGGGGGAG GCCGGCGAGGCTGCACAGACGGAGACCGTGTCCGAGGAGAATAAGTCTCTGATCTGGACTCTGCTGAAGCAGGTGCGGCCAGGCATGGATCTGTCCAAGGTCGTCCTGCCCACCTTCATCCTGGAGCCGAGGTCCTTCCTGGACAAGCTGTCCGACTACTACTACCACGCAGACTTCCTGTCTGA AGCTGCAGTTGAAGAGAATGCCTACAACCGGATGAAGAAGGTGGTGAAATGGTACATCTCTGGATTTTACAAAAAGCCAAAG GGGTTGAAGAAGCCGTACAACCCCATCATTGGAGAGACGTACCGGTGCATGTGGCTCCATCAGAAGACCAACAGCAAGACTTTTTACATCGCAGAACAG GTCTCTCACCATCCGCCAGTGTCGGCCTTCTACGTCAGCAACAGGAAAGACGGGTTCTGCCTCAGCGGCAGCATCCTCGCCAAGTCCAAGTTCTACG GAAACTCCCTGTCAGCCATTTTAGACGGAGAGGCTCGGCTCACCTTCCTCAACCGAGGGGAGGACTATGTTATGAACATGCCCTATGCGCACTGTAAAG GCATACTGTACGGAACCATGACCTTGGAGCTGGGAGGTCAGATCACCATTGCGTGTGAGAAAACGGGCTACAGCGCTCAGCTGGAGTTCAAACTCAAG CGGCAG CCGTTCCTGGGCAGCAGCGATTGTGTCAATCAGATCTCTGGGAAGATCAAGCTGGGAAAGGAGGTCCTGGCTACTCTAGAGGGACACTGG GACAGCGAGATCTTCATCAACGACAAGAAAACGGGGACGATGGATACCTTCTGGGACCCGACGCCGGAGCTGAGGCAGAACAGGCTGACGCGCTACACCGTCCCACCTGAAGAGCAGGGGGACTTCGAGTCAGAAAG ACTGTGGCAGCACGTGACTCGAGCGATCAACAACAAGGACCAGACGGAGGCCACCAACGAGAAGTTCATCCTGGAGGAAGCTCAGAGGAAGGCGGCCCGGGAGCGCAAAGCCAAATGCGAGGAGTGGATCCCCGCCCTGTTCGAGCAGGACCCCATCACCGGAGAGTGGCATTACAGATATGCCGA CACCAGGCCGTGGGATCCGCTCAATGACCTGATTCAGTTTGAGATAGACGGCTGCATCCAGACCAAGGTCCGACACCGCACCCCTATGGTACGTTCTGGCAGTCTTATTAGTCTGAGTAACCAGGGGCCGCGGAGGGACAATTGCAAGTGCCAG GTAACGGTGCcaaagagaaaacacaagagCGACAAGCCCAAGAGCCCGGAGAGCGGCTGCTCCTCACCAGAACCTGATCGCCATGACTCATCGGGGAGCGAAC GACACAAAAGCAAGCATAACAGTCGGCTGAGGAAAAAGGGTCCAGACCTCAGCGAACTTCAAAGTGCCATCGACTCCATAAAGCAGACGCAGGAGGACATTAACAG GAGCGTCGCGGCGCTCCGGATGCGTTCAGCAGGCCGGGCGGAGAACACTTCCTTCCTCCAGCAGCGGGACTACGTCGTCATCGCCTGCCTCGTCGTCCTTCAGGTTCTCATCAACTACATTTTCAAGTAG